A single Pagrus major chromosome 19, Pma_NU_1.0 DNA region contains:
- the LOC141014826 gene encoding TNFAIP3-interacting protein 3-like: MSLHENTMDRPPVERSQAGETDRKLTYRLYPSLPNVDRYDICVADPSSGERLRTAAVHHPDTQSEAASADVRLKAQILILEEQRRELLSINEKWAKEYRTMKQYYKNKVQDLKALLHHAHFDEEACEDREKITFNKKVKDKESTQTRDADVSSEVLKAEKETKELLAQNRSLTRRWEHQHEEIIRLNKALEEALQTTQPLDVSSETLHDVWKHQAEVYKEDFLKERKDREKLKEKYLELETKYRKVHSELRGLKPKVVKTRPPQPAPECTCTNRDKSPNWEARPVNQHHMQLDRR, translated from the exons ATG tccttacatgaaaacacaatggaCAGACCACCTGTGGAGAGATCACAGGCCGGTGaaactgacagaaaactgaCCTACAGACTGTATCCGTCTCTGCCGAACGTAGACAG GTATGACATCTGTGTGGCGGACCCCTCCAGTGGAGAACGTCTTCGCACAGCTGCAGTTCATCATCCAGACACTCAG TCAGAAGCTGCCAGCGCTGACGTCAGACTGAAAGCCCAGATTCTTATCTTGGAGGAGCAAAGACGAGAG CTTCTTTCTATTAACGAGAAATGGGCCAAAGAGTACCGAACCATGAAACAGTACTACAAAAATAAG GTTCAGGATTTAAAAGCACTACTGCATCACGCTCACTTTGACGAGGAGGCGTgtgaagacagagaaaagatCACATTCAATAAGAAAGTGAAAGATAAAGAGAGCACACAG ACCAGAGATGCTGATGTGAGCTCAGAGGTACTAAAAGCTGAAAAGGAGACGAAAGAGCTGCTCGCGCAAAACAGAAGTCTGACCCGAAGGTGGGAGCATCAGCACGAGGAGATCATACGACTGAACAAG GCTCTAGAGGAGGCACTTCAGACTACTCAACCTCTTGACGTGAGCAGTGAAACACTACATGACGTCTGGAAACATCAG GCGGAAGTCTACAAGGAAGACTTTCTGAAGGAGCGGAAGGACAGGGAGAAGCTGAAGGAGAAGTATCTGGAGCTGGAGACGAAGTATAGAAAAGTTCACAGTGAGCTACGTGGCCTCAAACCTAAG GTGGTTAAGACTCGGCCGCCACAGcctgcacctgaatgcacctgCACGAATCGAGACAAAAGTCCGAACTGGGAGGCCCGCCCAGTTAACCAGCACCACATGCAGCTGGACAGACGATAA
- the LOC141014517 gene encoding F-box/LRR-repeat protein 7-like, which translates to MGANNGKQYGSEGKGSSSISSDISSSTDHTPTKAPKNVATTEGLDSSTRTLSTPSPGLILPSKSSSLSSPALSSNGHETNSSSSSSAPAETVAVVHPQPGTHTRSRQSKSHHHAPIDLLPDHTLLQIFSHLSTNQLCRCARVCRRWYNLAWDPRLWSTVRLTGELLHVDRAIRVLTHRLCQDTPNVCLTLETVMVNGCKRLTDRGLHVVAQCCPELRRLEVAGCYNISNDAVFEVVSRCPSLEHLNLSGCSKVTCISLTQEASLQLSPLHGQQISIHFLDMTDCFSLEDEGLRTIASHCPRLTHLYLRRCTRLTDEALRHLSLHCPSIRELSLSDCRLVGDFGLREVARLEGCLRYLSVAHCTRITDVGMRYVARYCPRLRYLNARGCEGLTDHGLSHLARSCPKLKSLDVGKCPLVSDSGLEQLAMYCQGLRRVSLRACESVTGRGLKALAANCCELQLLNVQDCEVSPEALRFVRRHCRRCVIEHTNPAFY; encoded by the exons gTTTGGACTCCAGCACACGGACTCTGAGCACTCCCAGCCCCGGTCTCATCCTCCCCTCCaagtcctcctccctctcctcacccGCCCTCTCCAGCAACGGCCATGAAACcaactcctcttcctcctcctccgcccccGCCGAGACCGTCGCCGTGGTCCACCCTCAACCCGGCACCCACACTCGCTCCCGCCAGTCGAAAAGCCACCACCACGCCCCCATCGACCTCCTCCCCGACCACACTCTCCTGCAGATCTTCTCCCACCTCTCCACCAATCAGCTGTGCCGCTGCGCACGGGTGTGTCGGCGGTGGTACAACCTGGCGTGGGACCCGAGGCTGTGGAGCACCGTGCGCCTGACGGGGGAGCTGCTTCACGTCGACCGAGCCATCAGGGTGCTGACCCACCGGCTGTGCCAGGACACCCCGAACGTGTGCCTGACCCTGGAGACGGTGATGGTGAACGGCTGCAAGAGGCTCACCGACCGCGGGCTGCACGTGGTGGCTCAGTGCTGCCCGGAGCTACGCCGCCTGGAGGTCGCCGGCTGTTACAACATCTCCAACGACGCTGTGTTTGAGGTGGTCTCCCGCTGCCCCAGCCTGGAACACCTGAACCTCTCAG gcTGCTCCAAGGTGACCTGCATCAGCCTCACCCAGGAGGCCTCCCTCCAGCTGTCCCCTCTACACGGCCAGCAGATCTCCATCCACTTCCTGGACATGACTGATTGTTTTTCCCTCGAGGACGAGGGCTTGCGAACTATCGCCTCCCACTGCCCGCGCCTGACACATCTGTATCTGCGCCGCTGCACCAGACTGACGGACGAGGCCTTGCGCCACCTGTCTCTCCACTGCCCTTCGATCAGGGAGCTTAGTCTCAGTGACTGCCGCCTGGTGGGGGACTTCGGCCTGCGCGAGGTCGCCCGCCTGGAGGGCTGCCTGCGCTACCTGAGCGTGGCCCACTGCACCCGCATCACTGACGTGGGCATGCGCTACGTGGCCCGCTACTGCCCGAGACTGCGCTACTTGAACGCGAGGGGTTGCGAGGGGCTGACAGACCACGGCCTGAGCCACTTGGCGAGGAGCTGCCCCAAACTCAAGTCTCTGGATGTGGGGAAGTGCCCGCTGGTGTCAGACAGCGGGCTGGAGCAGCTGGCCATGTACTGCCAAGGCCTGAGGCGAGTGAGCCTCAGAGCGTGCGAGAGCGTCACGGGCAGAGGACTCAAAGCTCTGGCAGCCAACTGCTgcgagctgcagctgctcaacGTGCAGGACTGCGAGGTGTCGCCAGAGGCTCTGCGGTTCGTTCGACGCCACTGCCGGCGCTGCGTCATCGAGCACACAAACCCCGCTTTCTACTGA